AGCAAGGTGATCCCCGACATGAAGTATAACACCAATCACGATTGCCCCAGCAATTGTCTACAAGAATCATTAAGTAAAAATGGAAATCACAACTTCACAAGTACTTCACAATAGAGTTTACCATACATACTAGAtttattataatgttttttattttttgacagaaGATTTTCTTTTGCCAtgtttattatatagtttttacAAAATAGTAAGAATCTCATGCATGTGTATTACTTAATatagataaaatattttaaaatgatgagataaaaatttatttaattgatccttttttttattaataataataattcaagtttataaaaattataatatgttcaaatttaacattttgaaaaatactaaaaattattttaattgatagaaaattattttaatacatcGAAtgcaaatgaaaaatatttgtaaaataataataaagattgatttaatagatcaaatatattaaaaaaaattatttattagagGTAGTCTCATTCTAGACAATGCCGGCACCAAATCATGTGAACACATCATTGAGTCTAGCCAGACAGACCTAGTTATATAGACATAGTTAAATTCCATTAAAACCATATATggtgaaaattattttaataattttctatttatataGACACGTCATTTGCATTTgatgtattaaaataattttctatcaattaaaataaattccAGTGAACCAATGTCGGGATTAAAACCTTGGTTCACCATATTGTGAGTCTAGCCTCTTCCACAtcattgaaatttattttatgtgcAGTTATATTTTAGTGTGCATTTTCACTTAATCCATTGGGGATTAATCAATTATACTACTGATTATTACTAGTTTTAAATCTGCAAGGTGTGAAAGAATAAACATGATATGCCAACGGAAGAGCAAAAAAGAATAGTCTCAGGTTTCCTTGTATGAATGCGTACCTTATGGAAGTTGATGTTATCGTCAAAAGGTACAACATACGACAGCTTTGTAGACCTGAGCCAAGTTATGGTGTTTCTACAGACAGGAAAGAGTATAAGTGCCATGTTGAACTTCAGGGTCTCAGCTGCACCTTTGGCTGTGAGAAGACAGTAACCCATGACATGAAAAGCATCCTTTTTCTTGTATTGAAAAAACTTCCACGTGAAGAGCCCAATCATTATGCAAACCCACAATGTTAAAACCCAAATTCTCCTCCAATTCTCTTGCAAATAGTAAAGAAATCTGCGGCTCATCCTACGTATAGGACTTTTCTTTCTTAGCCCCTGTAGGTTCTGGCTTAGAGCTTGGCTTGTATAGCTTAGAGCTTGACTGTAGTTGAGATATGTGTCCTTTTGTAAAAGAAGTGTCTCCAATTGCCATAGCTGCATGCATATCAATTGCATAATGACCATCCAAAATGTCGCAAAATATTCAGAGGTTGAATCGTGTAAAACACATTTCAGCATGTCAACTATATGTATTATTAGCATTAAGGAGCAACAGAATTTTAAGAAACGTGGATAAATGTCAAGTAAGGTGTAAGCATACTGGTGCAGACACACTAAAGAGGAATTGAAGCTTTATGAAAAGAAATTGGATATCACTGCATTCACTTGATTAGTGCATTGGTGATTGTTGGATCCagacaatttttaaaaatatgaaatctaAACTGTCTGGTCTTATTAAACCATCACCAATGTCGAGTAGTTGTATCAATTCCCATAACTTGTTTTCAAGTGCagttgagaaaaaaaaaatgacagaaaaagtaaaattaattgATGAACAGTAATCCAACTAAGATAAGTGTGCAATAACTTCAACTATACCCCCGCAGGATTTTCTTCCACCGTATTGttcacatttaattttttttttttttcggtgtacGTCCACATTTAATTTTACCTTTGAAGTTAAGTGAACACGGCAGAAAAACCAGTTCTgtttaaaaattgtaaaaaatatcttctgaaaaaaaaatgttatgttatccctaataaatatttatattaatcaGCATCCCTACTTGCTTACTCAAGGAACTGAATAATTGGAAGGATCAGCTTAATCATAATACATAGTGAAAAAGTCGTCCCTGGCTAGCTAATTGAATTTATGTTAAATTTGTTGACAAAGCAAAAGGATGAAGAAATAATATAGTATATGGAGTAGTTACAAATAATGCGGTGATGTTAATTGGACATcaatttatttgtttaaattaTAACTGCAAGCTAGTTTGGAATAATTTATCATTTATCAAGTATGtcagttgttttttttttccttctttttctaCACGGTTGAACAACAATGGAAATGTGGAAATGTTGTGTGATTGGATCAATTACACAATTTGGGCCCAACTGTGTACTAAAGAATGGGTCGTAGTCCAACACTGACTGAATTAAGGTATGTAAAGTAAGACGGCCTAGCAAGTGGCAAATATACCtgtggaacattattttatttttttgtctaatggaaattaattaaattatacatataaaatgtcAACCATGTACCAAGATCTTTTTTTATGTTGCTAAAATCCACGTACCAAGatctttatttttaatctttaataattaatatatactataaaaTTTAAGAGCATTGCTCAacaattctttttaaattttgacaaacatttagttattttttcGTTGTTTACTGGGATATGTTGATCTGCAATGAGGttgacattaaaaaattaaactgcaAAATTGTGATGTTCATTCAAATTCAACTATTGAatttatcaacaacaaaaattcaactatttcaattttaatcactATAACATGTTGATATTATCATAATGTAACgttgtctctttttttttgtgtgtattataattatatatataaaaaaaaaaaatagtgtaacgTCCCACAAGTGTAGCTTAGTTGGTACTAATAAATATACTAGAGATATTATTGGAAGGGCCCGAAGTTCTAACTCTGAATTTTCCTCATTATTAAAATGTGTTAATTTGACTGCCAGACTATTcaacaaaaagtaaaaataatgtACGTTATCATTGCACTGTTCCTCTAAAGTGTCCATTATTGTGAACATTGAGTTAAattctatgaagcacggactctCACACGGACATCGCGATATGACACTGACATGGACACGGCGACACCgcaaatgtaaaaaatataggatatCGACAccactatatatttataaaatatataaattgagagtcaaaatatatacatgtaaatctaagttaaacatttatttcttaaaaaaagttttaaaacaagatatgataatattttatttttatttatccatctactatcgaaaaaaactaaaaatattgtaatcaaaatgtaatgtcttcaatcccCCATTGATCAATGTTAttgtttcgacacatctttaacacttgtagatatgtctgatatgtgccTAATGAGAgaataagcaaagaaaaaacaattttttttttcaccaccagtttaatctggtttgggggtcagttctggcatcaagtggttccagccccctcctgatcgcagttgtgggggatcgaaccgcgatcctccctaccaatttcagcgtcaatcaccactaaaccaactaacaatttttttttacacttgtTCAACACGTGTTGTACGAGTGTTTTACAGGTATCAGACACCGATCAAGGAGTGTCAAAGtaaagaaaaacttgaattttttttctgacaCTGCTATGAGCTATCTGACACGTGTCGTACGAGTGTCATACGTGTGTCGGAcactaatcatagaggtgtcagtgcttcataggttaaattgaaataattaataTGAGCACCATTGTTTATAGAATCGAATTACATGACAATGCCGTCATACCGGATGCAGTCAACGATTCAACGACTCAGAATCGTCATGATTAGATCTTAAGTcaggtttttatttttatttaatataaaattttgaaatggcATTTGGATTGCCCGATCAAGATAGGCTGAAAGTTACTTACTGCATAACCGCACCATTTTTCGACTGCATAGAATCCAGATCCATTGTTTATCGCATGTATATTACTACTCGTTGTGTCCTAGTTAATGTCtcgtttatattttatatataaaataataacaatggtATGTTTATATAAAAacccataaaataaaatctatgtTAACACTACGCGTCTATTTgataagtccaataagctagcttatagtttatttgactaacttataagtttgtttgataaaaatgagaTGTGTTTACTAACAAGCTTCTATATATagttagcttatagcgttttttgagatgttatttcaattaccgtttgagcttataacttatagttgtttacattttattccaattttaacctctctttttttggtataattaaccttattattttaattttattatttctgtaaaatataatagttaaaCACTAACTATgcacttttatattattttgtacttacaacagctaaatttgtcAAATACTTTAATTTAACTCTAATTTAACCAAATGGAGCCTACATCTTTGTGAGCATAACACATTTGGTAGAAACATTGTAATGTGCATGGTCCAGATTTGGATTCGAAATTtcccacttattcattttaaggtGTGGAATTCAAAATACTACTAGACAACAAttgacaaataaaaatagaaaatgctAATTAGTGCCCATGACACACTAACTAAGAAAacaaatagtaaaaatattttaaaatttgtgtagtTAAACTCTTAAAAGGACAATACCTCAATGTAGCCAAGTCTCTCAGGGTCTAACTCTTCCATAATCAGAGCTGCATATTCTTCGGCTTGCTCCTGCAGTCTAGATAACTTATTTGCAGAAGCACTTAACATGATGATCTGGAGGGCAAGGAATAAAGCAATaattagataattaaatattttaaaataatgtaaaatattAACTAAATAATATAcgtgcttatcaaaaaaaaaaaaaaaactaaataatataCGTGTTTAAGAAAGTGTCTATCTTGTGACAAAAGAAATGCTTTTTAGCATGAAATGACTACCACGTCCCCACCAACTCCACTCTGAAAACGTCTTCACTATGAATTCCAAGAATTTGGTaaaatgagaaaatgaaagCGCCATTTCTATGACCAAAACCACAAAAAGTAAGACATATATAGTTCACTAACTCTTGAATATATCTACCACTACCAACTAATATTATGCTCTAGAACACGGAAAATTAATGTCTACTAGTAAGAGCTGAATTAATACTTACTTGATTTTAAAGTAATTACATTTTTAacaatcatatttaatttgagCATGCCATCCTAATGTTGATTGATTAAAACTCATGGATGCAACGTTTCACGTACTTAATATATGATgaaaaacttattatttaaaaaacaagTATTTAAATTACTCTAATAAAACATCAACGTTGATTGTTCAAACACACATAATAGTAAACAAATAGATTagttgaatataaataaaataaaataaaataaaaaacctcTATACCTCTTTTACTTCTTCTTCGGTGATTCTTCCATCTTCGTTCTTGTCCACCCTGGGAAGACatttacgattaatattattttaaaattaaaaaataagacACTCAatgatcataataataattgaattaCAAGCTAAAGAAAGCTTCAAAGTGACATTTAAATATTAAAGTAAATATACGGTGACATTTAATAATGAGGTGTTCAATTTGACATTGGATAGTGCCAGTACAAGTTTTAAATGTAACCTTAGAAGATTATTAATCACTAATTAAATAGAACtacaacaataaataataaacaattaaaacaataatCATTGAATGATTACATGTCGAAGAAGATCTGGAGCCTTGAATCAAAACTTTGATCAGTAATTTGCGACCAGAATTCATAAAGTTCTTCTTTGCTTATCTTATCGACCTTCAATCTTTGTTTCCGACCCAAAGCATCAAAGAGTTCCAGAGCAAATTCCTTTGAATCTTTCATACCTTCAGAAAAAGTACTATTAAATCTCTATCATCATTAATGGAAAGTGAAATGAAATTTCACAAAACTAAAATGCATTACTGCTTAATTAAACTTAATTAAACGAATAAATAGTGTAAGATTAAGGATCGATAATTGAAAAGGAAATTGACCTATGCATTGACCGAAATCGACGCGATGAAGAAAACCGTCTTTGGAAAGTCTATCGAAATTCTTCAGCACTTCGTTCCAAGCATCAACGCCGTTTGATTTACTGCTGATGAATTTCAAACTCCGGAGTGCTTTATGAGCACCGGTGCGAGTCCGATCAAGCTGCGCGCGTTGCTTCCTAAGAGCTCTTGCAGCCAACGCCGTTTCAAAACCACCGCCGGCGGTGGCGCTGGTTCCGGTATGACCAGCGGAAGATGAAAGAGTGCGTGAAGCATGACCGTGACTCCACGAGAATCGCCGTAGCTCCTGTGAGAATTGCTTGGCTTTAGCAACCGCTTCGGCTTTCAGTTCCTGTGAGAAATGCCGGAATCCTCTCGAAGAGGTTCTTCGGATCGACGGCGAAGGAACAGACACCGGAGTATCGTAACCGCTTCCGGCGACGGAATCGTCGATATTGATAACAGCTGGCTCAACACTACGAAGAACGATTGTGTCATCGTCTCGAAGATCGAGAGTGACTTCAACAAACTCATCGGCGCCAAAACTTGACTCTGTTCCCGGCGATGTTCCGGCGCTGACAGTTGCTTTTCCGGGAACAGTATCTGACGCCCAACGGCGCTCGTGCTTCGGCACAATATTGTTATCATTCATTGATTTGATCAGTTGTATTTTATCGTTTTCTCTTTTTTACCCTTTCAATTGGaatttttcatttcataaaaatgaaaaggaaaatgtgAAAGTTATTATGCAATGCTATTGTTTGACACGCGTTGCTAAAATGGACAAGTGTAGTGATTGAACAAAGTTAAAAGAAGGAGTTTATATAGAAAAGAAAACTTAGATTAGTGCTTGGATTAGGCTCTGTTAATTATGGATTATGGAGGGTACTAGCTGAGAGACAGAGACATGAACGAATAGCAGAATGGAACTGGGGGAGGGGAGAGTATAAAAGCAGGAATAGGACAAATTGCTTTGATTTTGCAGCAGAGATCAATTGATGGCAAGTTTAATTGATTGATAATAATGGTATTAGGAAGAACAAAAATGTATGGTTTGGTTTTATAAGAAGgttttaaacaataaaacaaaataaagtaaGAAAAGTGTTTATGGTTGGATTTGGTTTTATTAGTGTGAAATGAAATTAGGAAGTACTAAAGTTGAGAGGATAGATTAATAGTGTGGCCACCAAAAGATGTTTGTGTTTCGTTTTAAATAAAtgaaggcaaatgctaaatagtgccccggggcattctttaagcccttaaatagtaagctttttatagaatttttgttgaaatgcgtaaagtcaacgcattggaaattgtagtatttaactttttaaataaaaagtttctttaaatgaaatgcttaaagagtgccccgagggcactcgttagcaagacccataaatgaatatgatgattattgttgttgtaggtgtaatttttttgaataagcaaAATTTATTAAAGAGTGAATTTGGCACAAGGTGTGCTAAATTCACTACTCAAAAgtataattaatttgttaattcttttttgacagaattaatttgttgttttt
This portion of the Trifolium pratense cultivar HEN17-A07 linkage group LG3, ARS_RC_1.1, whole genome shotgun sequence genome encodes:
- the LOC123912724 gene encoding respiratory burst oxidase homolog protein A → MNDNNIVPKHERRWASDTVPGKATVSAGTSPGTESSFGADEFVEVTLDLRDDDTIVLRSVEPAVINIDDSVAGSGYDTPVSVPSPSIRRTSSRGFRHFSQELKAEAVAKAKQFSQELRRFSWSHGHASRTLSSSAGHTGTSATAGGGFETALAARALRKQRAQLDRTRTGAHKALRSLKFISSKSNGVDAWNEVLKNFDRLSKDGFLHRVDFGQCIGMKDSKEFALELFDALGRKQRLKVDKISKEELYEFWSQITDQSFDSRLQIFFDMVDKNEDGRITEEEVKEIIMLSASANKLSRLQEQAEEYAALIMEELDPERLGYIELWQLETLLLQKDTYLNYSQALSYTSQALSQNLQGLRKKSPIRRMSRRFLYYLQENWRRIWVLTLWVCIMIGLFTWKFFQYKKKDAFHVMGYCLLTAKGAAETLKFNMALILFPVCRNTITWLRSTKLSYVVPFDDNINFHKTIAGAIVIGVILHVGDHLACDFPRLVTVSEADYQKYLKGVFGHNRPSYIDIVKGIEGVTGILMVVLMAIAFTLATKWFRRNLIKLPKPFSRLTGFNAFWYSHHLFVIVYVLLIIHGVKMYLVRKWHSQTTWMYLAVPILLYASERTLRLFRSGLYTVRLIKVAIYPGNVLTLQMSKPPQFRYKSGQYMFVQCSAVSPFEWHPFSITSAPGDDFLSVHIRQLGDWTQELKRVFSEACEPPVSGRSGLLRADETTKKSLPKLKIDGPYGAPAQDYKKYDVLLLVGLGIGATPFISILKDLLNNIIKMEELADSVSETSRASDVSVGSTDSPSLNKIAPKRKKTLKTTNAYFYWVTREQGSFDWFKGVMNEVAELDQRGVIEMHNYLTSVYEEGDARSALITMVQALNHAKNGVDIVSGTRVRTHFARPNWKKVFSKMCSKHYSGRIGVFYCGAPVLAKELNKLCFEFNEKGPTKFEFHKEHF